AGAAACCGGATTTTCACCGGATATTTGGGTAAATGATGACGCAATGATGCATACACTGAATATGATTTCGTACTACGGGTTATAGAGAAAGATGTATGATGTGTGAAAGACTAATTTATTGATATTATAAAGAATGAATATAATAAGATTAGAAACCCTTGAGAAGCTGTTTAGGCTATCAAGGGTTATTTTGTAATGTTTCTTAAATACTTTCTGTTAAAATTGAATTTATGGCTTCCTTTATTTCCTGATAACTCGTGCACCTGCATAAATTAGATTGGAGCCACTGTTCTGTTATATAATCATCTGCATTTTTGTGCTGTGTAGCTAAAGAATGACATACCATTAAAAATCCTGATGTGCAAAATCCACATTGAAATCCCCATTTTTCTACAAATGCTTTTTGAATAGGAGCATTTTTAAGACCTTCAATTGTTGTTATTTTATGACCTATCATTTTTCTACAGTTAGAGTTAAACAGGATTTTATAGGCCATCCGTCTACAATAACAGTGCATGCACCACAATCACCATTTTCACAGCCAGGTTTTGCACCCGTAAGATTTAATTCATTTCTAAGAGTATAAAGCAATGTATCAGAAGGGTTTACTACAACTTTCCTTTTTTCATCATTTACATCAAGCTCTATTATACTGGTATCTAAAATTTTAAACATATCACACCTCATTTAACATTTTAAAAGTATTTTCAAGGGTATTTTTAAGCACAAATTTTCTATACTCGGATGATCCTTCAGTGTCATTTAATATTGAAGATGATACTTGATTAATAATTTGGCTTATTTTATTTTTATGACTTATTCCCTCATCGTTAATATAATTTTCTATTTCTTTATTTCTAAAAGGATAAGAATATAACCCGCTAAAAGCAATTCTGACTTTATTATCCTTTTTAAGTGCTGCTACTGTCATAAGCGGATAAGCAATTTTATCGCTTTTAGTTTTTTTAACGTGGACATATGGAAGTGAAAAATATCTTTCATCTATTTTTAAACTAACTAATATTTCACCAGGTAAAAGGTTTAGTTTCTCATTAAATATTTGATTAAATTGAACTTCTCGTCTGCCATTTTTTCCAAAAATGACAACATGGCTGTCACAAAGCATTAAGGGAAGTGATGTTTCTCTATATATTATAGTTCCACATAAATTGCCCCCAATTGTCAATTTACACTGAATAGTGTGGTCAGCTATTCGGGCAGCAGTTTGGCCAAGGAGTGG
Above is a window of Sedimentibacter sp. MB35-C1 DNA encoding:
- a CDS encoding xanthine dehydrogenase family protein subunit M; this encodes MIPTKFEYYMVDSLEEAFQVFNELNSQGKNPMYYSGGTEIITMARANNIHIGAVIDIKGIPECCTMEINDTTLNIGSAITLSQISESKIFPLLGQTAARIADHTIQCKLTIGGNLCGTIIYRETSLPLMLCDSHVVIFGKNGRREVQFNQIFNEKLNLLPGEILVSLKIDERYFSLPYVHVKKTKSDKIAYPLMTVAALKKDNKVRIAFSGLYSYPFRNKEIENYINDEGISHKNKISQIINQVSSSILNDTEGSSEYRKFVLKNTLENTFKMLNEV